cttcacctctggtGACCCTTTATGTGTAATGTCAGCGGGTCCCTTCACCAACGGTATGACACCAATGTCTTTTAACTCCGACGAGAGAGCCATAGTTTCTTTGAGTACAGAAGTCACTTGAGCCGAATGGCATTATATTACAGATGTCTCTACGTTGATACTCGACGTAGAACCCACTTCAAATAACCCAGACTTCCTTTTGACCCGCCATACTCTTCTAGATCTAGTTATAGGAACAGGACCGAAtctgatttttcattttcatttatctGAGTTTAAAGGATTCGAGCCTATCTTAGTCTTGTTCTTTACAACCATGTTGCCTATAGTTGAAAGCAAGTCTATTTTTGTAGACAAAATAGCTATCACTGCCTTTAATTtgacaagttgggtttccatctcctttaaagaATTATGCATCGCGACAAGCTGGTTCTGAGGCGTGATCTGCAAACCACTTACATCATTCCCCTCACTATGAACCCCATAATCAAGAGCGGTCTTCAAAGCTGCCACATATGATCGTCTCGCCACCGTGGATGTACTATTGTCTTTATGATTCACCTCCAAGTTGATattctcattcttcttttggttttccttttaCCCATTAGCGAAAAGCATATCCGCAGCTCTACGTAATTCCATAGCAAATTTCTCCCAACCTAGACCTTCATACCCTTCAGGAATGGCTACAACAATTCGCCGGCCTTCTCCACATATTCAGTGACAGTTAAAAACCTAGCATGCTTATTGGAGCATCTTTGAGCCATGAATGTTCTGCTGCGTTCGCGCAAGTGTTTTGTGAAGTCCAAATTTTTTCCCGCTTGTAGTACTGCTTCCATCGTAGCTGTCAACCATTCTAGaccactacgacccatcactaCAGATCTCCACACCCTTCTACTTCTCTCCACAATTTTTAATGATGATCTCCATGATTCTGGCAAAAGCTCAAAAGCCTTCGATTCCACTCAAAAGTGCACCAGCTGACCCATACTGATCAACCTTTCTAATTCAGATGCAGGGGCATCGATGCTGAAATGCATCATTCTATCGAGTAAAAGCAGTGCGCGAAGGTGGTTGGAGTTATCAGTTTGGGAAAACCAGAGCCCAAAGGCACACCAGGTTGGTAAAAACAGAACCCCTTAACTGAGATAACGGAAACTTCCAGTCGTCGGAGAATGACCGGCATCGGAGACCCCACAATGGGGTCGCTGGAGTCTGTCGAACACGTCTGTAACGATGGCTAATGCAAAGGCTCGGGTCGCGTGAAGTAACGGAGGAAGTAACGGAGAAACAACAGAATACTCCCAGTGGCCGGCAAAGGACCGATGTTGGATGCCTCACAACGGACTCATCGGAGTCCGTCGTCCAAGTTTGTGGCAGAGTTGAAAGTGCACGGCGACAGTACAACACCTTCGACAGAGATGAAGTGAAAAAACCAAGTTCGCTGGCAAGGACCGACGCCGGACGGCCCTTAGCGAGGACGTCGGTGTTCGCCGGCCTCGTCTTTGACAGAGGTGAGATATCACACTCCGATTGATGACGCGTGAGGGGTGGCGATGGGTTGGTTGAGTTAGGGTTTCTCGCTTCACTGTTCACCCACGGGAATCGCAAGGTGTACGGAGAGAATCCCTTTCATAGTTCTTCCCTCACTTTAGAAAAATAGCGAATTTTGAATAAACATATACTCTAGAATAACGaagaaatgcaaaacaaaactagTAGAATAAACACGCATTTGTATTCATAGTAATGCCATACACGTACGAACTATAAATCACAATGAACCTCCACATAGGTGTAGTATATCTTAAATATAATGGAAACTAAGCATCAGACCAATAAATGTCTAGTTCACCCCAATCACTTTCTGGCACCCCCAGAGCCTTCTAAATAGCTTTAGGGTCATTGACAATGATGTTAGGACACGGAGGTTGGTAATGATGGTCAGCATTGCAACCCATAGTGGAATCACACTCGTCAACTACCTTGGCCTTGACTCTCCTTCCATTGCCATAGATCGTGATATAATTCAAACACCTTTGCTTATTATTTAACCATCCTGTTGACAGTGCTACCACAGGAGTGTCATCAGGGTGATATTTGTTGTCGCATTCTGATGGTCCACCACCATCCCCACCTTTTTGAAAGCTGTTGATGGTTAGTGTCGCCTTAGTATGGCTAGACATGGGGGGTGAACACTTATAAATAGTGTAAGGCTTGCCTTGCACCCAACGATCAGAGTCGTTCTCTTGGTTACATTGTCATGGTGGAGGTTTTTCCCCCCTTATTATGCCATTGGGCTTGCAAGTTTGAACAACTCCGGTCCACTTGGTGagaaggagaaagaagaagagggcaAGGCCTGTAAAACAAACACggttcttcatattttttcctctttggcTTCAGTTATGTTTGGTGTGAAGAAGTTGTAGTGGTTGTGTGTCCTATTTATGGAGATATTTTTAATGCCATGGTGGGACGTGTGTAGTCATATCTTTTGAGGAAATATAGTACTTTTTCTTTGGAAGGTGATTTGGTATTTACGTGATGCATCTAGGAAAAGAACAAAACTCGACTCAAtgattgaaattaaatataaaaccaTATTATAAAACTGTGTTGATCACGTACGTAACCATATACGAAGCCCTACTTTTGTATCTTTTGGGCCAGCATCTAACATCTCAATCTTGTGGCTGGGTAGTCAATCTGTAGCCTTGAGATGCAGATCTAGTAATGCGTGCTTTTGATCTTGTCTACAATCTCAATTTTTCATTGCCAAGCAAATTTGTTATATATGGAaggttgtaagtattttttctaacatcacaaaataattttgagGGATAAGTACTACACTGGCTTGTAGGATTTGATATTTTCCAAATGAGTCATTGAGATAAgaaaaggggggaaaaaaaaagaaaaataaaaaaaagtctatcTGGGTTCCTATAATATACTATGTAATAGcctgctagaaattcactggtggaatttctattgactttatgaacctcgtgaaaaccccataagtttttacgaattgaccaatcgcgtaggttttagtctgtcaacatagtcagtgttatcactcattATGGTGCTagaatatgagtttaattatttgaggtagttagaagtgtcagtaTGAGTTATGGTCGACGCCATTTGacttagttgattatttaggattttatggcgtaatagctaattttcataattccggacgaaacgcctgtttgaaattgtgaatttatttttgggggcacttcggggttgaatttcagtaaacgattttcactataggttaatatgaatatttaaaatttttcagtactaagtttattatgctttttttttggagtgaatagtaacctcgataagcgcacctagtgtaatgttttcaaaatcacagtgtgaaatgtccaaattaggttagagaagttttatttggacacttggcaagatcttaaccacacatagtgaataatattagagacttgacacaaagaggaaccattagatggatttgtgaaggaaatcaatgtGTGAGATCATGTCATCCAAGCAagactttgtttcatctgatcaaccaatttgtgccagaccaaagaaggtttcaatcctagcgaaaccctaaatggttggaatccaattgaacttccaaaagcttgattgaaaccaaaacccgaaacggtttccccaaaccctaaagttggcctccgaACCTTttctaacccgatttctagtattgtgtttaatcacttgattaaattactttcacatgctattaattaatcaaatctttgttatgacatcattttccaaccttttaaatcttggaaatttgattgggccaagaaaaattacttttgggcttgatagcatctcaaaccctaaccaaaccccctttaaaccccaaattgaagcccacttggttggggcccaccaaggcccaccaAATTGgacaccttggcaaagcttcttgaagaagtttcctcccccacatggcagaccatccactgccattggctgcacccaatagtgccttgatgtgaataAGAAATcaactccatcaacctccatctctcacaactGCTGTAGGCAGTCCTTGCTCCtctctattctccactttatgtcacatagccacctccaatcaagggtcattcaagcccataacttccccctccaggagtccaaagtcgtgcaagacacacttctctccattttatcacttctttcccccgttcttagaaagaaacccaaaagagctctctcgtcAGATCTCTGGGTCTTTTTACATGGCCATTTACGACCCTTTTGAGGTACTTTCTCATAATGAATCCTTCATAAAATTTGTTCTTATTTGCGTCTAGTttccgtggatatcttattagtcttaTTCCAAGCTCATTTGgtcggtcaaaagtatttttaaccatggaaaggtcattctaggcgtgaaactggagagtatgatatgttttggaatttttgaccaagctagtggacatatcttggtctgaaaattttatagagtattgttagcatgtgtttatgaaatgttcattgatgttttgttttatgaataaagcttttgatgatagagtttcttagatttagaaacttgaaaactggaagtggaaaaacagtttttgttttgtgaaagtttggatattttgtggtttaggatgttatttcgaagatatttagtatcatttttaaagatatgattttctatgcaagaggatttcggtttggcctaagatttgatgtttttgggttagatccatgttttgttgaattttagccatgtgatgttaagtttgatggttggatcttctttaggacacatttttaaaccatgagatgttttagtttgaagatcacatgtctttaagtcatggatcaagagattgatcaaagttggttgagagaaaagtttctgtttttggactaagtttaaaaccaaaaaaactccaagtgttgtcttgtgattttggtgacttttgtttgatgatttaaatcatggttgatcttaggatgatgttatgaatatgttagaagtaaaatttgattttttttgaaattcttggagatgtttttattaaggtcaaaacttgtgatttaaggatttattttttgttaaaaagtttgggtctttttacaaaaagtttggtattgatgattagcttttcttaatggatattttaagtatatttttaaacttaggataggaagatccttgttacaaaattttggtttaatcatgggttttgaacatggaagaaattgcaaccaaaatcaagaaaatggcctatgaatgtttcggccattgtgagttttccttagttgtgaatgattttaaatttttctgagttgatatttgagtctaggacaaaatttacatgaggaatgtaaattttggtaatttgtggcattaggatgtgaaatctttaagttaggggtaaaatagtcattttctcacatgaagagggtaaaatggtaattttactcgaAGTTGTccattttcacttttctaattgttagtaattaaatttctaacttttagaatactctcttacagttcctcgtgtttcgctCTTTATTCTAGTAGAATGAGACGATCAAAGTAAGTTGGCtctaacttactatcagtttactgtgtatgtgtgatgggtaagagaactacaatttatgttcgtatgttgttatatatcccatgtcatcacatatttatctattacacgaaacattctgtcatgaaatatttatttattacataatatattctgtcttATGTTTCTATCTGTTgtaagtatgtcacattacgtatgctatctgttacatgtatgtcatgttacgtaATATACATTCTCACATGCTATGcaatgttatgaaatattttctgttacatgttatgccatgttacgaaatattgtctattacatgtgtgccatgttatgaaatgttgtttgttacattttatgtcatgtctgtggtcttacgttcatgtcacgttacgctaaGTCGGGACTTCTGTCgtttatgtcacgtcacgttacgaactgtcatgtatgccagttaagttgTTCATGTCATTTACGACCCTAAGCTCTAGGATgtggtaatatcctagtggaactcttttgttcaTGCTGAAGTGTCTAAATATGTGTGAAATTtcttgggttgacgaagtacagtcaacaggttgtgaatgaggcctaactagctggtcaccggagcgtgACAGGCACTAATGCAGATAgagccacacattatgttacgtgtgtccacagcaagtgtggcataaacaattcatggggccacaacaactgtgcatacactacgtgagacacagtaattgtgacacgtagaatatgtgaggccacaacaactgtggagtacgtattaacgcactcacagctggtatagacacctgtgttgtgatgcggtaatcggcagggacacacggctcaaggggacccgtgtagcacccgtatggtcactttattaattaagtccattgaataagattccaagttcatgtatttcacgttgaagtcatgtttcacgtcatgttatgttcaagtttacgttcatgtcaagtttcaagttcatgtcaatcatggtgACTCTAAGAGATAAGAATACGCAATCATGGTAATCCTATGAGATAAGAACACGCAATCATGGGTAACTCCAGGAGATAAGAATACGCaatcatggtaatcccatgagataagactactCAATCATAGTGACCctatgagacaagaatatgtttcaagttcatgtttatgtcatgttaggttcatgttcaagttcacgttcatgttatgtcatgttcacgttcacgttatgtttcaaattcacgtttatgttatgttgtgctcaggttcatgttatgttcaagttcatgttcaaattatgtatgttcacgttcatgctatgtttcaagtccatgttaagtttcaagttcacgttcatgttatgttgctagtccatgttatgttttaagttcacgtacatgccatgtcacgtgaAGCTAagtttaagtttaagtttaagttcaagttatgtcatttatgccatgctatatgtcaagttatgctatgcttacttatgactttgattatgcattcatacttttactgccatacatgcatcattaacttgtgtggaagtttcctgttaacttgctgagatttgtaatcaaatctcaccgtggtagtcccaactaccattctcccgaatggtaggtgatgtgtcaggatcaatgtagggagcagacactggcagattggaggaggttgactagacgccgtagaTGCAACACGGAGCTTGCAACCTCTATAGTTAGGTTTTTGGATAGTATTTTGGCATTATTAGTCGAGTTACGCacgttactcaacgaactagcccaatagtgtattttggcaatgtaattatagagtcaggtctccgttgttttgtgattacagtcttctgagacccgtgctgtaatcgtggatgttttaagtatgcatggtttatgttttaactatttgggatattataagtttggtgcaaagtattgctcaaaaaaaagaaaaattatcagCTGCGAGTATTGCATAgtgctatatgcatgttaggaacattgcattttatatgtcatgaactGTGGCAGgtaaccttatgttgcatgtcccgacgcttcgaatgtccgtccaatcccaagcgaaatCTGGGGGCGTCTCATACTATATTAtgtcactatagtctataatataattataatatatattataatatattatcactatattattatataagcTATATAATATACCGAATAAATTAGACCGAACCGGACTAGAACTAATAAAACCGGAGGTACtagtttaggggtgtaaccagtgCAGTATCGGTTTTTCAAATCTCAGAACTGGAATATACCGGTTAgattctaaaatatgtccaaaatcgAACTGAATcgaaccggaccgattacacccctaggtGCAatgaaattgtaaaaattataagcaaTATACCATATACTCCAGAATAACGaagaaatgcaaaacaaaactagCAAAATAAACAAGCCTTTGTATTTATGGTAATATCGTAAACGTAGAAACATATAAATCACAACCAACCTCAACACAGGTGTAGTATATTTTAAACACAATGGAAACTAAGCATCAGACCAATATATGTCTAATTCACCCCAATCACTTTCTGGCACTCCCAAAGCCTTCCAAACAGCTTTAGAGGCATCAACAATATTATTAGGACATGGAGGTTGGTAATCATGGTCGGCATCGCACCCCATAGTGGAATCACACTCGTCAACTACCTTGGCCTTGACGCTCATTCCATTGCCATAGATCGTGATATAATTCAAACACCTCTTCTTATTGTTGAACCATCCTGTTGATAGTGCCACCACAGGGGTGTCATCAGGGTGATACTTGTTGTCGCATTCCGATGGTCCACCACCATCCCCACCTTTCTGAAAGCTGTTGATGGTTAGTGTCGCCTTTGTATGACTAAACACGGGGGGTGAACACTTATAAACAGTGTAAGGCTTGCCTTGCACGCAACATTCAGAATCGTTTGCTTTGTTACATTGTCCTGGTGGAGGCTTTTTCCCCTTTATCGTCCCACTAGGTTTGCATGTCTGAGCTTCAACGTTTGACCACTTTGtaacaagaagaaagaagaagatggcaAAGCTTGTTAAACAAATTtggttcttcattttctttttctctcttgctttGGTTATGTTTGTTGTAAAGAAGTTGTAGTGGCGTATCCTATTTATAGATCAGATTAACTAGTACTCCAAATAGGTATTTTAAATGTCAAAGTAGGACACGTGTGTAGTCATGTCTTTTGaggaaaaatacttttttctttgaaaggTGATTTGGCATTTTCGTGGATCTTGAAAAGGAACAAAACTCGACTCAAGgatttaaataaagtataaaaaacCACATTATAAAACTCATGTGTTGATAACGTACGTAACCATGCATATACGGAACCCTGCTTTTATATCTTTTGGCCGTAAGCATCTAATATCTTATGGAATTTCCTTAATTTATTCGGAAAGAAAAAAGGTATTcattcctttgaatcttgtggcAGTCAATGATTAACCTTGAGATGCAGATCCAGTAATACTTTTGATGTAATCTCAAATTTCCATTCATCGCCAAGCAAACTCGACGTTATTATATAATGGCtgtaagtattatttttggcCTTATCGAATTCTCCTCAGCCACTTGTACAATGTTTTCTAACATGAtcacaaaataattttgagGGATAAGTAATATAGTGACTTGTAggatttcatatttttcaaatgattccTTGAGGGtaagataaaagaaaacaaaataaaacaaagtcttgtctggattttttatttttttagaagagtCAAGACCACATGTCCATGAGTGGCCctatcccaattttattaattaaaaaaccctcacttaaggcggaggaataccgtggaaTCAACAttacaaactaaaaaaacaagaacatcacACCCCAATACAACTCCCAACATCAAAAAACACAACATCacactcaaaaaagaaaaaaactaaatccAAACACTCCTTATATAAGGACATCCCATCTTCTCCAATCTAATAATACCTTTAATATCCACAGGtcaatatgaaaatgaaaaccataCTCCATTGCAACCTTTGGCACCATATCGAGCCAACCCATCCGCCGCAGCATTAATCTCTCTATACGCATGATTCGTAGAGAATCTAAGTCCACCAAATAAATgcaaaatttcatcccaataatccTCTAGATACCACAACCCACATTTCTTATCCTGCAACCATTTTATTACTAGCATAGAATCCATTTCAATTTCCACATCCCGAATACCCAAATCCCAAACATTACGTAGACCATATAATAGACCCAAAACTTCTGCTGATTATTAGTATTCTGACTTGTAAATTTTGCAAAACTACAAACAAACTCCCCTTTATCATTCCGAATTACACCACCCACACCGGAAGGACCTGGATTACCAAACGAACTTCCGTCTACATTTAATTTAAACCACCCATTCTTTGGCCTTGACCACCTTACTTGTTTCATAGCCATCGGTGACATCTGTTTAATCGGCAGCtgcaaatttttcaaaatttctttatcaCGCCTTGATATTTCTTTCAACTCCTTCAATCTCAAGACAATCCAAGAGAGCCAATGCAATATCGAACACCATACTGAGCTTACAGATTCAAATTTCCTTTCCATCCTTGCCTTGTGGCGTCGCCACCATAGTCTCCACGTAATCACCGAAGGAATAATACCTAATAGTTGACCCTTTTGTGTGGATCCTCTAGCAATTCGATGCCAACTATCCACACGTCCTCTCCAATTAATCCCAGCCATATTTCTCATGCCAATTCGAATAGCGCACAAGCTCCAAATCTTCTCTGCAAATTCCCCTGTTGCAAGAACATGGCTCATATCCTCATAAGTACCGGATTCACAACAGTCGCATCTTGAAACTATTTGTATTCCCACTTTACGGATCCTATCATCCACAGCCAAGCATTCATGCATAGCCTTCCACATTGTGACTGAAATCTTCTTAGGAATAGCCGTATGCCATACCCATTTTGCCCAAGGAATTTCCAAAGATCTTACATGAATACACTGCCAAGCACTACTAGTAGAAAACTCCCCACTTGGATTTTGAAGCCATATCAACTTATCCTTACCGTGTTTCAAACAACCCAGTTGTTCAATTAATTCTTCTGCTTTTTCTATCCCCACTAATTGTGAAAATAACTTTCCATTCCATCCACTCGCTGTTTTACAGTCCTTCAATAATAACTCTGGCCTCTCACTGATTTCTTGCTGTGCATAAATTGGGCCATTTTCAGACCAATTATCCCTCCAAAAAAATACGTTTCCTTCCCTCACCTTCCATCTTGAATTTTCCATTACCTTAGTCAAAGCATGCATAATACTTTTCCAGAAGTTCGATCCTTTATTCATAGGCACCAGAGTTATATGCTTTGTCCCAATGTATTTGTGCCTAAAAAATGACTCCCATAACGATGTTCCTTGAATCAAATTCTAGGCTAACTTCATATGTAATGAGCTCTGCACTTCCTGTAGATTACAGAGACCCAACCCTCCCTCAGAAACTGGTCTACAAATACTACTCCACtccttccatttcttttttttcttcccatcCTTTATACCCCAAAAAAAGGTGCTCAtaagtttttgaattttgtcCACCACCGATTTGGGTACTTTTATCACCGCAAGACAATGAATTGGGAGACTCTGAATCACAAGTTTTAACAATAGAAGACGAGCACCATTCGACAGTAAATGAATTTTCCATCCATCTAAACGATTTCTGATCTTATTTATAATATCTTCAAAATGAGCACTAAGCAACCTTCTAGAAATGATTGGAACTTCTAAATAGGTGAACGGAAAAACCCCTTCTGAAAACTCCGTCATCCTTAATATCATCCGACGCCTTCCTTCCGAAACttgtttggaaaagaaaatcgAAGATTTTCTGTTATTAACCACTTGCCCTGCCCATTCTTCATAGACTTTCAGAATTTTAATAATAGCTCGTATTGAAGCTTTTCCCccattagaaaataaaacaatatcatCTGTATATATAAGATGTGAAATAATAGGCGTACCTCGAGGCTGAGTAAACGGCTTGATCTTTCCCAAATCCAGTTCTCTCTTTATCAAACGAGTAAAAATCTCTTCAactatcataaataaatatggcGACAACGGATCACCCTGTCTCAACCCTCTCCCACTTTTAAAAAACCCCTTAGGAATCCCATTCATCACCACTGAGAACCAAGGAGTAGTAATGCATTGTCGAAGAATACCGCAAACTACTTCTGAAAATCCAAAAGCCCATaaaatatgcataaaaaatTCCCAATCAATACTATCATAGGCcttggccatatcaatttttaacATAACATTTCCACCATGGCATGATTTATTCATATTATGGACCATTTCTTGCATTAAACTAATATTCTCGAAAATGGTCAAACTTGGAATAAAGGCCCCTTGTTCAGGAgcgattattttttttaacaacagGGAGAGCCGATTTACCAATATCTTTGAACAAACCTTGTAAATGACAACGCAAACTAATCGGTCGAAACTTATTAAAAATCTCAGGACTTTCCACTTTCGGAATTAATACCAGAAAGGTGGCTGTATAAAACCGGGGAAAATCCACACCTTGAAAGAATTCAGCTACTGCCTCAACCACCTCACCGCCAATAATATGCCAACAAGCACGATAAAATCCTGACCCaaaaccatccggacccggACTACTGTCACTTGGAATAGAGAGGAAAGCGTCAAAAACTTCATTCAAACTCAGCACTCGACGTAACTCTTCATTGTCTTCCGGTATAATGACCTCTTGAACCAGCCCCTCCAAAGAAGGCAAAGAACGACCCTCCCCTGTTGTTAAAAAATTCTGAAAGTGAAAAATAGCACCATCATGAATATCCTCTGGCGATGAAAGCATAGATCCATCCTACATTTTCATTTCACAAACAATAAGAGACTTTCGACTTCGAATAGCACGGAAAAATCTTGACGACGCTTCCCCCGATTTAACCCAAGTTAGCTTCGACTGATAAGCAATTCTCTGCTCTTCACGATCTAGCCACGTGGAGAGCTCAACCTGTGAAGCCACCAAGTCTAATTCAACATGTTTCGAATACCCTGCCTGTAGATCTCATTCCAGCCCCTCAATAcgattttgaagattttcaatATGTATTTACATTCGGccaaaaacattcttattccaTTCCCTCAATGCTACCTTAACAAGCTTTAATTTAATCATAAGTTTAAGCAAAGCAGAACCTGCGAACACCTCCCTACCCGAAGCTTTATCAACACAATCCAAAAATAATGGATGGGAAATCCACATTTGGTGAAATTTAAATGAAGGGAATCCATACTTCACTACAGGCCTCTCCATCGAAATCAACATAAGGGAGTGATCAGATGAAGacctatttaaatattttaattgaacATTCTGAAATACTTCCATAGCAGAAACATTCATCAATCCTCTATCTAATTTCACCCAAGATCTGCTAAGACTTGAgtgaccattacaccaagagtATTTCGGACCAGATGTCTGGATTACTGAggtaatacttatatataataaaatgacttTTTTCATCCAAATTCCCTTAAGTAATTAAAATTACTTTACATGAAACTCATTTGTcaccatttttttaagaatttaaaaaataatgtcaatCAGCATGCATGCAAAGTCATGAGAAAAATGTTACAATATTAAAAGCATTGATAAAACaagttacaaa
Above is a genomic segment from Juglans microcarpa x Juglans regia isolate MS1-56 chromosome 1D, Jm3101_v1.0, whole genome shotgun sequence containing:
- the LOC121243017 gene encoding kiwellin-1-like, whose translation is MKNQICLTSFAIFFFLLVTKWSNVEAQTCKPSGTIKGKKPPPGQCNKANDSECCVQGKPYTVYKCSPPVFSHTKATLTINSFQKGGDGGGPSECDNKYHPDDTPVVALSTGWFNNKKRCLNYITIYGNGMSVKAKVVDECDSTMGCDADHDYQPPCPNNIVDASKAVWKALGVPESDWGELDIYWSDA